A genome region from Baekduia alba includes the following:
- a CDS encoding DegT/DnrJ/EryC1/StrS family aminotransferase has translation MASTDGRLALLGGTPAHTRRTPKYPTFTPEAFARVRAELEAGPTQGLSKGHPVIAEAEEALAAYHGVPLALCTSSGHGALQSALIGLEITGGDEVITSPYSWGASVSCILHNNAVPVFADVLPETGLLDPDALAAALTPRTTAILVPHLYGQPADMTRIVAFAQQHGLAVIEDGSQAHGARHRGVRVGAFGEASGFSTNGVKPLATTEGGYLLARDPDVYWKATISGQHAGRGELIGRASEPGFPDDLRPWIDSLVYTYRPNLVTAILALDRLPFLDEENAARARNARRLFDQLDGVASVTWPEVDAEDVCAFHMVTLNFQPEVAGVSRDAYLAALAAEGVGAVGYVANGLHRSPRLSPDWDGPRVMWTETLRRAGADPTRTELPNCDNKVANSIEIPWNIAVDDEPLIASLAAAFVKVEEQLDALRAWQPTSAAVA, from the coding sequence ATGGCTTCGACTGACGGTCGGTTGGCGCTCCTCGGCGGAACGCCGGCGCACACCCGCCGCACCCCCAAGTACCCCACGTTCACGCCGGAGGCCTTCGCGCGCGTCCGCGCCGAGCTGGAGGCCGGCCCGACCCAGGGCCTCAGCAAGGGCCACCCGGTCATCGCCGAGGCGGAGGAGGCGCTCGCCGCCTACCACGGCGTGCCCCTGGCGCTCTGTACGAGCTCGGGCCACGGCGCGCTGCAGTCGGCGCTGATCGGCTTGGAGATCACCGGCGGCGACGAGGTCATCACCTCGCCGTACTCGTGGGGCGCATCGGTGTCCTGCATCCTCCACAACAACGCGGTCCCGGTGTTCGCCGACGTCCTGCCCGAGACCGGGCTCCTGGACCCCGACGCCCTGGCCGCCGCGCTCACGCCGCGGACGACGGCCATCCTCGTGCCCCACCTCTACGGGCAGCCGGCGGACATGACGCGCATCGTGGCGTTCGCCCAGCAGCACGGGCTCGCCGTGATCGAGGACGGCAGCCAGGCCCACGGCGCGCGCCACCGCGGCGTCCGCGTCGGCGCGTTCGGGGAGGCGAGCGGCTTCTCCACCAACGGCGTCAAGCCGCTGGCGACCACCGAGGGCGGCTACCTGCTCGCCCGCGACCCCGACGTGTATTGGAAGGCCACGATCAGCGGCCAGCACGCGGGCCGCGGGGAGCTGATCGGGCGCGCGAGCGAGCCGGGCTTCCCCGACGACCTGCGCCCCTGGATCGACTCCTTGGTGTACACGTACCGCCCCAACCTGGTCACCGCGATCCTGGCGCTGGACCGCCTGCCGTTCCTCGACGAGGAGAACGCCGCCCGGGCGCGCAACGCGCGGCGGCTGTTCGACCAGCTGGACGGCGTGGCGTCGGTGACCTGGCCCGAGGTCGACGCCGAGGACGTCTGCGCGTTCCACATGGTCACGCTCAACTTCCAGCCCGAGGTCGCCGGCGTCTCGCGCGACGCGTACCTGGCCGCGCTCGCCGCGGAGGGCGTCGGCGCGGTCGGCTACGTCGCCAACGGCCTGCACCGCTCGCCGCGGCTGAGCCCGGACTGGGACGGCCCGCGCGTGATGTGGACCGAGACGCTGCGCCGGGCGGGGGCGGACCCGACCCGGACCGAGCTGCCCAACTGCGACAACAAGGTCGCCAACTCCATCG
- a CDS encoding FadR/GntR family transcriptional regulator, whose protein sequence is MPHDLPDTLKLPPRETAVAEITRRLLDFLFSGAIAPGQKIPPERQLAEALAVGRSSVREAIKSLSLLGLLDVRQGDGTYLTHSGSDLLPQVIEWGLLLGEPRILDLVEARAEIEVLVAGYAAQRADAEGVARLRAQLDRLAQAGDDVQAYVEADVALHLEIARLSGNEIFMTLVNSLRSLLHVWAERVLVHAGETASSFAMHAPIVDAIEAGDADDARAAMRAHMERAGRRLKAALADGGATAPAPAPAPADI, encoded by the coding sequence TTGCCTCACGACCTCCCCGACACGCTCAAGCTCCCGCCGCGCGAGACCGCGGTCGCCGAGATCACCCGCCGCCTGCTCGACTTCCTGTTCTCGGGCGCCATCGCCCCGGGCCAGAAGATCCCGCCGGAGCGCCAGCTCGCGGAGGCCCTCGCCGTCGGCCGCTCGTCGGTGCGCGAGGCCATCAAGTCGCTCAGCCTCCTCGGGCTGCTCGACGTCCGCCAGGGCGACGGCACGTACCTCACGCACTCGGGCTCCGACCTGCTCCCGCAGGTCATCGAGTGGGGCCTGCTGCTCGGCGAGCCGCGCATCCTCGACCTCGTCGAGGCGCGCGCGGAGATCGAGGTGCTGGTCGCGGGCTACGCGGCGCAGCGGGCCGACGCCGAGGGCGTCGCGCGCCTGCGCGCGCAGCTCGACCGCCTCGCGCAGGCCGGCGACGACGTGCAGGCCTACGTCGAGGCCGACGTCGCGCTGCATCTGGAGATCGCGCGGCTGAGCGGCAACGAGATCTTCATGACCTTGGTCAACAGCCTGCGGTCCCTGCTGCACGTGTGGGCCGAGCGCGTGCTCGTCCACGCCGGCGAGACGGCGTCGTCGTTCGCGATGCACGCCCCCATCGTCGACGCGATCGAGGCCGGCGACGCGGACGATGCGCGCGCCGCGATGCGCGCGCACATGGAGCGCGCCGGCCGGCGCCTGAAGGCGGCGCTGGCCGACGGCGGCGCGACCGCTCCGGCGCCTGCGCCCGCGCCCGCCGACATCTAG
- a CDS encoding SDR family NAD(P)-dependent oxidoreductase, whose product MTETLPDTPILDRLRLDGRRALITGAGQGIGRAFAHALGEAGASVAVIDRDGDRAAAVVAELEAKGVTALALAADVTADDAARDYVDSVLRALGGLEIAVHNAGVNRNSAAEDTSPREWDEVFALNTRAVFLGCQAAARPMLAQGYGKIVNTASMASLIVPHPQKQAAYNAAKAAVVQLTRTLAAEWADRGVRVNCMSPGIIRTALIEQSPDLAPLVAQWLEQIPLGRLGEVDDLQAGIVYLAGGASDYMTGHNLVIEGGQTLW is encoded by the coding sequence ATGACCGAGACGCTGCCCGACACGCCGATCCTCGACCGCCTGCGCCTCGACGGGCGCCGCGCGTTGATCACGGGCGCCGGCCAGGGCATCGGGCGCGCGTTCGCCCACGCCCTCGGCGAGGCGGGCGCGAGCGTCGCGGTCATCGACCGCGACGGCGACCGCGCCGCGGCCGTCGTCGCCGAGCTCGAGGCCAAGGGCGTCACCGCGCTCGCCCTCGCCGCCGACGTGACCGCCGACGACGCCGCGCGCGACTACGTCGACTCCGTGCTGCGCGCGCTCGGCGGCCTGGAGATCGCGGTCCACAACGCGGGAGTCAACCGCAACTCGGCCGCCGAGGACACGTCGCCGCGGGAGTGGGACGAGGTCTTCGCGCTCAACACCCGCGCGGTCTTCCTCGGCTGCCAGGCCGCGGCCCGGCCGATGCTGGCCCAGGGCTACGGCAAGATCGTCAACACGGCGTCGATGGCGTCGCTGATCGTCCCGCACCCGCAGAAGCAGGCGGCCTACAACGCCGCCAAGGCCGCGGTCGTGCAGCTTACCCGCACGCTCGCCGCCGAGTGGGCCGACCGCGGCGTGCGCGTCAACTGCATGTCGCCCGGGATCATCCGGACCGCGCTGATCGAGCAGTCGCCCGACCTCGCCCCGCTCGTCGCGCAGTGGCTGGAGCAGATCCCGCTGGGCCGCCTCGGCGAGGTCGACGACCTCCAGGCCGGCATCGTGTACCTCGCCGGCGGCGCGTCGGACTACATGACGGGCCACAACCTCGTCATCGAGGGCGGCCAGACGCTCTGGTAG
- a CDS encoding HpcH/HpaI aldolase family protein: MTDIITNGSATKPLLGLILKMPAAATVELAGHAGFDLVVIDTEHGPSDMTELEHHCRAAECAGMQAWVRVSDGGSPDILRALDAGAHGIVVPHVTSAADVARAAALTRYPPHGRRSLALSTRAGRYGLRTTAEHLQVASRIALVAQIEDAPALAHVDEILAADGLSGIFIGPSDLSASLGHPGDPSHPDVAGAIDDVARAVLARPGCALCTLVGDEDEARAERDRGARIVLLNAPALLGGRLTAIVDALAPATHRRTTAP; encoded by the coding sequence GTGACCGACATCATCACCAACGGCAGCGCGACCAAGCCGCTGCTCGGCCTGATCCTCAAGATGCCGGCCGCCGCGACGGTCGAGCTGGCCGGGCACGCGGGCTTCGACCTGGTGGTGATCGACACCGAGCACGGGCCGAGCGACATGACCGAGCTCGAGCACCACTGCCGCGCGGCGGAGTGTGCTGGGATGCAGGCGTGGGTCCGCGTCAGCGACGGCGGCAGCCCGGACATCCTGCGCGCGCTGGACGCCGGCGCGCACGGCATCGTGGTGCCGCACGTGACCTCGGCCGCCGACGTCGCCCGGGCCGCCGCGCTGACCCGCTACCCGCCGCACGGCCGGCGCAGCCTCGCGCTCTCGACGCGCGCCGGCCGCTACGGCCTGCGCACGACGGCCGAGCATCTGCAGGTCGCGTCGCGCATCGCGCTCGTCGCGCAGATCGAGGACGCGCCCGCGCTCGCGCACGTCGACGAGATCCTCGCCGCCGACGGCCTCTCGGGGATCTTCATCGGGCCCAGCGACCTGTCGGCCTCGCTCGGCCATCCGGGCGATCCGTCCCATCCCGACGTCGCGGGCGCGATCGACGACGTCGCGCGCGCCGTCCTGGCCCGTCCCGGCTGCGCGCTGTGCACGCTGGTCGGCGACGAGGACGAGGCCCGCGCCGAGCGCGACCGCGGCGCGCGGATCGTGCTGCTCAACGCACCGGCCCTGCTCGGCGGTCGCCTGACGGCGATCGTCGACGCGCTTGCGCCGGCCACCCACCGAAGGACGACCGCACCATGA
- a CDS encoding class II fructose-bisphosphate aldolase, with protein MTAHVDGHALRRARAERRAVIGFNIYNLEQGIGVVRAAERERVPVLLQAGSSAFRYAGRAPLARLALALAAETSAPVGVHLDHATDVDEIRACLDLGYGSVMYDGSALALDDNIATTRAVVAAAHARGAWVEGELAGIAGDEDESTGAGAGALTEPAAAARFVAETGVDALAVAIGNVHGIPAAPVALDLGRLARIADAVDVPLVLHGASGLPEDEVRAAIGLGVAKLNVNTELRRALRASLLATAAAPPPGDAVEGWLGPVVEATCAAATAKLRAFAHAPAEVAP; from the coding sequence ATGACCGCGCACGTCGATGGTCACGCCCTGCGGCGGGCCCGCGCGGAGCGCCGGGCCGTCATCGGGTTCAACATCTACAACCTGGAGCAGGGCATCGGGGTGGTGCGCGCCGCCGAGCGCGAGCGCGTCCCCGTGCTGCTCCAGGCCGGCTCGAGCGCGTTCCGCTACGCGGGCCGCGCGCCGCTCGCGCGGCTGGCGCTCGCGCTCGCGGCCGAGACGTCGGCGCCGGTGGGCGTCCACCTCGACCACGCCACCGACGTGGACGAGATCCGGGCCTGCCTGGACCTCGGCTACGGCTCGGTCATGTACGACGGCTCCGCGCTGGCGCTCGACGACAACATCGCCACGACGCGCGCCGTCGTGGCGGCCGCCCATGCGCGCGGCGCCTGGGTCGAGGGTGAGCTGGCCGGCATCGCCGGCGACGAGGACGAGTCGACGGGCGCCGGCGCCGGCGCGCTGACCGAGCCCGCCGCAGCCGCGCGCTTCGTCGCGGAGACCGGCGTCGACGCGCTCGCGGTCGCGATCGGCAACGTCCACGGGATCCCGGCCGCGCCCGTCGCGCTCGACCTCGGGCGCCTCGCGCGGATCGCCGACGCCGTCGACGTGCCGCTGGTCCTGCACGGCGCCTCGGGCCTGCCCGAGGACGAGGTCCGGGCGGCGATCGGCCTCGGCGTCGCCAAGCTCAACGTCAACACCGAGCTGCGCCGCGCGCTGCGCGCGAGCCTGCTCGCGACCGCCGCGGCGCCGCCGCCCGGCGACGCGGTCGAGGGGTGGCTCGGGCCGGTCGTCGAGGCGACCTGTGCGGCCGCCACCGCCAAGCTCCGCGCGTTCGCGCACGCGCCGGCCGAGGTCGCGCCGTGA
- a CDS encoding four-carbon acid sugar kinase family protein has translation MADGALAARLREQGTRIAVIDDDPTGTQTVRDIPVITSWDAAEIAWALGAADPLFAILTNTRALSERRAAQINRVIGARLAAAARALDVPVRVISRGDSTLRGHFPAEPQALADGLNREGAPVDLVVVCPAYPAAGRVTVNGLHLLRDGGGALTPIAETEFAADPAFAFRSSRLADWVLERAGAEATVGAIGLDELRATDPGIVARRLRALASSVRYVVVDAARDEDLAVLAAAVQEVEDDGLRVLCRTGPAFVSARAGRAAAPPLTAGEVGAVDGPGLVVAGSFTALTTRQLDAARAARPALATVELDVAALLADAGGHRAEILIDRTAVRLAAALDAGDAVLATTRRPLHAHAGEASLASTERVADAVVAVVRAVAERVDLAWLVAKGGITSHDVAVRGLGVRRARVLGQLFAGQVSVWDPGPDSLRPGLRYVVFPGNVGDDLALARTIDRLKGEG, from the coding sequence GTGGCTGACGGCGCGCTCGCCGCACGGTTGCGCGAGCAGGGCACGCGGATCGCCGTCATCGACGACGATCCGACGGGCACGCAGACCGTCCGCGACATCCCGGTCATCACGTCCTGGGACGCGGCCGAGATCGCCTGGGCGCTGGGCGCGGCCGACCCGCTGTTCGCGATCCTCACCAACACGCGCGCGCTCAGCGAGCGCCGCGCCGCGCAGATCAATCGCGTCATCGGCGCGCGGCTGGCCGCGGCGGCACGCGCGCTCGACGTGCCCGTCCGCGTCATCAGCCGCGGCGACTCGACCCTGCGCGGGCACTTCCCCGCCGAGCCTCAGGCGCTGGCCGACGGCCTCAACCGCGAAGGCGCGCCCGTCGACCTCGTCGTCGTCTGCCCGGCCTACCCCGCCGCCGGCCGCGTGACGGTCAACGGCCTGCACCTGCTGCGCGACGGCGGCGGCGCGCTGACGCCGATCGCCGAGACCGAGTTCGCCGCCGACCCGGCGTTCGCGTTCCGCTCCTCGCGCCTGGCCGACTGGGTCCTGGAGCGCGCCGGCGCCGAGGCGACGGTCGGCGCGATCGGGCTGGACGAGCTGCGGGCGACCGACCCCGGCATCGTCGCGCGGCGCCTGCGCGCGCTGGCCAGCAGCGTGCGCTACGTCGTGGTCGACGCCGCCCGCGACGAGGACCTCGCCGTGCTCGCCGCCGCGGTGCAGGAGGTCGAGGACGACGGCCTGCGCGTGCTGTGCCGCACCGGCCCCGCGTTCGTCTCGGCCCGCGCCGGGCGGGCCGCCGCGCCGCCGCTGACCGCCGGCGAGGTGGGCGCGGTCGACGGCCCCGGCCTCGTCGTCGCGGGATCGTTCACCGCGCTGACCACGCGCCAGCTCGACGCCGCGCGCGCGGCCCGGCCCGCGCTGGCGACCGTCGAGCTCGACGTCGCCGCGCTGCTCGCCGACGCCGGCGGCCATCGCGCAGAGATCCTGATCGATCGCACCGCCGTCCGGCTCGCCGCCGCGCTGGACGCCGGCGATGCCGTCCTGGCGACGACCCGCCGTCCGCTGCACGCGCACGCGGGGGAGGCCAGCCTCGCGAGCACCGAACGCGTCGCCGACGCCGTCGTCGCGGTCGTCCGCGCCGTCGCCGAGCGCGTCGACCTCGCGTGGCTGGTCGCCAAGGGCGGGATCACCTCCCACGACGTCGCCGTCCGCGGCCTCGGCGTTCGCCGCGCCCGCGTGCTCGGCCAGCTCTTCGCCGGCCAGGTCTCGGTCTGGGACCCAGGGCCCGACAGCCTGCGGCCGGGGCTGCGCTACGTCGTGTTCCCGGGCAACGTCGGGGACGACCTCGCGCTCGCGCGCACCATCGATCGATTGAAAGGGGAGGGATGA
- a CDS encoding M24 family metallopeptidase: MDVISDRTAAVSPPFDAGRLDALMEAAGLDALLATSPHATRYLLGGYRFFLYDRLDAIGASRYLPVVGYVRGRPDRAFFVGAGNEAWGTDAHPLWVPDVALVSWSSQTAGRAAGQRLAARLPRGAAARVGIEPPYLPSDARTAWDDDLRGVALVDATGVLDELRAVKTPGELAVMRDASEAVVDAMLATFAALAPGATTAQAAERLRLEQTRRGLVYDYALVAAGPHLGRAPTRDRVVAPGDVLSLDSGADRDGYTADLTRMGLAGAPTHRHDDLLAQVDAVQQAVRAAVAPGRRGGDLFDVAATTIAGLPDAAHLSFLAHGTGLLTHEAPRLTDSGSPPYPATHRERPLEAGMVLSIESQVADPELGLVKLEDTVFVIEQGNEAVGDRGRGWNRLGG, from the coding sequence GTGGACGTGATCAGCGACCGGACCGCCGCGGTGAGCCCGCCCTTCGACGCGGGCCGGCTGGACGCGCTCATGGAAGCCGCCGGGCTCGACGCCCTGCTCGCGACCTCGCCGCACGCGACCCGGTACCTGCTCGGCGGCTATCGCTTCTTCCTCTACGACCGGCTCGACGCGATCGGCGCGTCGCGTTACCTCCCGGTGGTCGGCTACGTGCGCGGTCGGCCGGACCGCGCGTTCTTCGTCGGCGCCGGCAACGAGGCGTGGGGCACCGACGCCCACCCGCTCTGGGTGCCCGACGTCGCGCTCGTGTCGTGGTCCTCGCAGACGGCCGGCCGCGCGGCCGGTCAACGGCTCGCGGCACGGCTTCCGCGCGGCGCGGCGGCGCGTGTCGGCATCGAGCCGCCCTACCTCCCGAGCGACGCGCGCACGGCCTGGGACGACGACCTCCGCGGCGTCGCGCTCGTCGACGCGACCGGCGTGCTCGACGAGCTGCGCGCCGTCAAGACGCCCGGCGAGCTGGCGGTCATGCGCGACGCCTCGGAGGCGGTCGTCGACGCGATGCTCGCGACGTTCGCCGCGCTGGCGCCGGGCGCGACCACCGCGCAGGCCGCCGAGCGGCTGCGCCTCGAGCAGACGCGGCGCGGCCTCGTCTACGACTACGCGCTGGTCGCCGCCGGGCCTCATCTCGGCCGCGCGCCCACGCGCGACCGCGTGGTCGCGCCGGGCGACGTCCTGTCGCTGGACTCCGGCGCCGACCGCGACGGCTACACCGCGGACCTCACGCGCATGGGCCTCGCGGGCGCGCCGACGCACCGCCACGACGACCTGCTCGCCCAGGTCGACGCGGTGCAGCAGGCCGTGCGCGCGGCGGTCGCGCCCGGCCGCCGTGGAGGCGACCTCTTCGACGTCGCGGCGACCACGATCGCCGGGCTGCCGGACGCGGCGCACCTCAGCTTCCTCGCCCACGGCACCGGCCTGCTGACGCACGAGGCGCCGCGGCTGACCGACTCCGGCTCGCCGCCGTACCCGGCCACGCACCGCGAGCGCCCGTTGGAGGCCGGCATGGTCCTCTCGATCGAGAGTCAGGTCGCCGACCCGGAGCTGGGCCTCGTCAAGCTGGAAGACACGGTGTTCGTCATCGAGCAGGGAAACGAAGCGGTGGGGGATCGCGGTCGTGGTTGGAACCGTCTCGGTGGCTGA
- a CDS encoding oxidoreductase, with the protein MVSASFTPQRPIGSGFDAHTTAADALAGLDLTGRLAVVTGGSSGLGLETVRALTGAGAEVVVPARRPAHATQALAAAGIAAEVDALDLGDLDSVGAFAQRFLAAGRPLDILINNAAIMANPETRVGPDGWESQFATNHLGHFALTALLWPALTQAPDGARVIALTSNGHKLAALAGRLSTDDPPAGIAFDDVMFTRRPYDKWLAYGQAKTANSLFAVALDDRGRDAGVRAFAVHPGGILTPLQRHIDAEEGQRYGWYGADGAPRTERFKTPEQGAATTVWAATAPALAGLGGVYCEDCDIALPTAEVEPARAVGSGVDAHAIDREIAARLWALSVELTA; encoded by the coding sequence ATGGTCTCTGCCTCGTTCACGCCCCAGCGGCCGATCGGCTCCGGGTTCGACGCGCACACCACGGCCGCCGACGCGCTCGCCGGCCTCGACCTGACCGGCCGGCTCGCGGTCGTCACCGGCGGCTCGTCCGGCCTCGGCCTGGAGACGGTCCGGGCGCTCACCGGCGCGGGCGCGGAGGTCGTCGTCCCGGCCCGCCGCCCGGCGCACGCCACGCAGGCGCTCGCGGCGGCGGGCATCGCGGCCGAGGTCGACGCCCTCGACCTTGGCGACCTCGACAGCGTCGGCGCGTTCGCCCAGCGCTTCCTCGCCGCCGGCCGTCCGCTGGACATCCTCATCAACAACGCCGCGATCATGGCCAACCCCGAGACGCGCGTGGGGCCGGACGGCTGGGAGTCGCAGTTCGCGACCAACCACCTCGGCCACTTCGCCCTGACCGCGCTCCTGTGGCCGGCGCTGACCCAGGCGCCCGACGGCGCGCGCGTGATCGCGCTGACCTCCAACGGCCACAAGCTCGCGGCGCTGGCCGGCCGGCTCAGCACCGACGACCCGCCGGCCGGCATCGCGTTCGACGACGTCATGTTCACGCGCCGCCCGTACGACAAGTGGTTGGCCTACGGGCAGGCCAAGACCGCCAACAGCCTGTTCGCCGTCGCGCTCGACGACCGTGGCCGCGACGCCGGCGTGCGCGCCTTCGCCGTCCACCCGGGCGGCATCCTGACGCCGCTGCAGCGGCACATCGACGCCGAGGAGGGCCAGCGCTACGGCTGGTACGGCGCCGACGGCGCGCCCCGGACGGAGCGCTTCAAGACGCCCGAGCAGGGCGCCGCGACCACGGTCTGGGCGGCCACCGCGCCGGCGCTCGCGGGCCTCGGCGGCGTGTACTGCGAGGACTGCGACATCGCGCTGCCCACGGCCGAGGTCGAGCCCGCGCGCGCCGTGGGCAGCGGCGTCGACGCTCACGCGATCGACCGCGAGATCGCCGCGCGCCTCTGGGCGCTGTCGGTCGAGCTGACCGCGTAG
- a CDS encoding MFS transporter has translation MSTIEHVVTAPARISDAARARLVLAVLLTASFTLAVDFSILNVALPAVGADVGFSLDALQWIPTAFALGAAGFTLLFGRVADVVGRRRMFLVGMGLLGSSSLVGGLADAPAVLLAARAAQGLATAIVTPAALSLLTTSFAPGPLRERALGLNGALMAAGFTTGAILGGVLTDVLSWRWAFFVNVVVAAVALVVAPLVLRESRPAVRPRLDLPGALSVTGALLAIVYGLTHAEATSWGNGVTLGALVAGVVLLMVFVAVERRATEPLVPLRILGRREVAVGNLAGVLAFATETSLVFLLTLYLQKVLGLSPLMAGLSFAVLGAGTVLGGMAGPKVIARVGTRRALVAGFGVQALATLSLVWLGTGDAWLLLVLAATFVGGVANLVAIVAFMVTATHAVADEEQGVATGLASMSQQVGITLGTPIMSAIATGRIGALGGVTPAHVLSGVTLAIVVNAGAAAVAAVVLAVSVARR, from the coding sequence ATGTCGACCATCGAACACGTTGTCACCGCGCCCGCCCGGATCTCCGACGCCGCCCGCGCCCGCCTCGTCCTCGCCGTCCTGCTGACCGCGAGCTTCACGCTCGCCGTGGACTTCTCGATCCTCAACGTCGCGCTGCCGGCGGTCGGCGCCGACGTCGGGTTCTCGCTCGACGCGCTCCAGTGGATCCCGACCGCGTTCGCGCTCGGCGCCGCCGGCTTCACGCTCCTGTTCGGCCGCGTCGCGGACGTGGTCGGCCGCCGCCGGATGTTCCTGGTGGGGATGGGATTGCTCGGCAGCTCATCGCTCGTCGGCGGGCTGGCGGACGCCCCCGCCGTGCTGCTGGCCGCGCGCGCCGCGCAGGGCCTGGCCACCGCGATCGTCACCCCGGCGGCGCTGTCGCTGCTGACGACGTCGTTCGCGCCCGGACCGCTGCGCGAGCGGGCGCTCGGGCTCAACGGCGCGCTGATGGCCGCCGGGTTCACGACCGGCGCGATCCTCGGCGGCGTGTTGACCGACGTCCTGAGCTGGCGCTGGGCGTTCTTCGTCAACGTGGTCGTGGCCGCCGTGGCCCTCGTCGTCGCGCCGCTCGTGCTGCGCGAGAGCCGGCCGGCGGTGCGGCCCCGGCTGGATCTGCCGGGCGCGCTGTCGGTCACCGGCGCGCTGCTGGCCATCGTGTACGGGTTGACCCACGCGGAGGCGACGTCGTGGGGCAACGGCGTGACGCTGGGCGCGCTGGTCGCCGGCGTCGTGTTGTTGATGGTGTTCGTCGCGGTCGAGCGCCGCGCGACCGAGCCGCTGGTGCCGCTGCGGATCCTGGGCCGACGCGAGGTCGCCGTCGGCAACCTCGCGGGCGTGCTGGCGTTCGCGACCGAGACGTCGCTCGTCTTCCTGTTGACGTTGTACCTGCAGAAGGTGCTGGGCCTCTCACCGCTGATGGCCGGCCTGTCCTTCGCGGTGCTGGGCGCCGGAACCGTGCTCGGCGGGATGGCGGGGCCGAAGGTCATCGCGCGGGTCGGTACGCGCCGTGCGCTGGTGGCCGGGTTCGGCGTCCAGGCGCTCGCGACGCTGTCGCTCGTGTGGCTCGGGACCGGGGACGCGTGGCTGCTGCTCGTGCTGGCCGCGACGTTCGTGGGCGGCGTGGCGAACCTGGTGGCGATCGTCGCCTTCATGGTGACCGCGACGCACGCGGTCGCCGACGAGGAGCAGGGCGTGGCGACCGGCCTGGCGTCGATGTCGCAGCAGGTCGGGATCACGCTCGGCACGCCGATCATGTCCGCGATCGCGACGGGCCGGATCGGCGCGCTGGGCGGCGTCACCCCGGCGCACGTGCTCAGCGGCGTGACGCTGGCGATCGTGGTCAACGCCGGCGCGGCCGCCGTCGCCGCGGTGGTCCTCGCCGTCTCGGTGGCGCGACGCTGA
- a CDS encoding helix-turn-helix transcriptional regulator, with protein sequence MPVTKPALGEFLRSRRARLTPEAAGIVSYGARRVPGLRREELAQLAGVSATYYTRLEQGQSTNASRSVIEAIARALQLDDDERTHLLDLAVPAQGGAVGRPRRPRPDAAGPSTLHLVAAMRDVPAVVLGRRTEVLAWNPLAHRLLAGHYDGAAPERPADRPNLTRMLFLDPHTRELYRDWESEAARAIASLRLVAGRFPDDRPLEELVGELSVKSPEFSALWSKHPVANCVSGTKLLHHPEVGDLDLEFQALQLPDDSGQRLLTYVAEPGGESAAGLALLGLTAPRVLS encoded by the coding sequence ATGCCCGTCACGAAGCCCGCCCTCGGGGAGTTCCTGCGCAGCCGCCGCGCGCGCCTGACGCCCGAGGCCGCGGGCATCGTCTCCTATGGCGCGCGGCGCGTCCCCGGCCTGCGCCGCGAGGAGCTCGCGCAGCTCGCCGGCGTCAGCGCCACCTACTACACGCGTCTCGAGCAGGGCCAGAGCACGAACGCGAGCCGCTCGGTGATCGAGGCGATCGCGCGGGCGCTGCAGCTCGACGACGACGAGCGCACGCACCTGCTCGACCTCGCGGTGCCGGCCCAGGGCGGGGCGGTCGGTCGCCCTCGCCGCCCGCGCCCCGACGCCGCCGGCCCGAGCACGCTGCACCTCGTCGCCGCGATGCGCGACGTCCCGGCCGTCGTGCTCGGCCGCCGCACCGAGGTGCTGGCCTGGAACCCGCTGGCCCACCGGCTGCTCGCCGGCCACTACGACGGCGCCGCGCCGGAGCGTCCGGCCGACCGCCCCAACCTGACGCGCATGCTGTTCCTCGACCCGCACACGCGCGAGCTCTACCGCGACTGGGAGTCCGAGGCCGCGCGGGCGATCGCGTCGCTGCGCCTCGTCGCCGGCCGGTTCCCCGACGACCGGCCACTGGAGGAGCTCGTCGGCGAGCTCAGCGTCAAGAGCCCCGAGTTCTCGGCGTTGTGGAGCAAGCACCCCGTCGCCAACTGCGTGTCCGGGACCAAGCTCCTGCACCACCCCGAGGTCGGCGACCTCGACCTCGAGTTCCAAGCGCTGCAACTTCCCGACGACTCGGGCCAGCGCCTGCTCACCTACGTCGCCGAGCCCGGCGGCGAGAGCGCCGCGGGCCTGGCCCTTCTGGGCCTCACCGCACCGCGCGTGCTGTCGTGA